In Halobacillus amylolyticus, the following proteins share a genomic window:
- a CDS encoding helix-turn-helix transcriptional regulator, translated as MEYGKVLRFHRVKQGLTQNQLAEGIISSAYLSKIENDQTVPAIEVLELLYERLGLDFCESSYSHPSKEKLKEWYEAIVFKRREDAELLKEELLQQKETLANHQLYIFFELFRIRHLLLKNEVEKAYEAWENIRQHKDTFDDEMKFYYHLASGLVKYYRNEFNDAFQQLMEAKNYSSSLEIEDWEQSDLFYLLALSTSQANHLSASVFYTDQALEIFQTQYDLAKSADCHIIQGINYSRLRNYAKSLENYHLARKIAAQIGNNIQLTLVYINIGTLEARMGNHAVAIESYEKSIEYNDLSTSFRNSYLLTSIHSLVIEHYKKDDHEGCLKWVNYGEEKLKIYPSKPFQFHFEFYKKVINDDKDISNFLESDVIPFFEQKKEHIYIIRYSMFLADLLEKQRMYKKASSYLRLAIKLLNKHSQLGGILL; from the coding sequence ATGGAATATGGTAAAGTGCTTCGGTTTCATCGAGTTAAACAAGGTTTGACTCAAAACCAGCTAGCTGAGGGTATTATTTCGTCAGCTTACCTTTCTAAGATTGAGAACGATCAAACCGTTCCAGCTATAGAGGTGCTCGAGTTGCTTTACGAAAGGCTCGGTCTGGATTTTTGCGAATCCTCTTACAGCCATCCTTCCAAGGAAAAGTTGAAGGAATGGTATGAAGCGATCGTGTTTAAGCGTAGGGAAGATGCTGAGCTGCTGAAGGAAGAGCTACTCCAGCAAAAAGAAACGCTGGCCAATCATCAATTGTATATCTTTTTCGAGTTGTTCCGCATTCGACATCTTTTGTTGAAAAATGAGGTGGAGAAGGCTTATGAGGCTTGGGAAAATATCCGGCAGCACAAGGATACTTTTGATGATGAGATGAAGTTCTATTACCATTTAGCTTCAGGACTGGTGAAGTATTATAGAAATGAGTTTAATGATGCCTTTCAACAATTAATGGAGGCTAAAAACTATAGTTCTTCATTGGAAATAGAAGATTGGGAACAAAGTGATCTTTTTTACCTGCTTGCTTTGAGCACAAGCCAAGCTAACCATTTATCAGCTTCTGTGTTTTATACGGATCAAGCACTGGAAATCTTCCAAACACAATATGATTTAGCTAAGAGTGCTGATTGCCATATTATTCAAGGGATAAATTATAGCCGTTTAAGGAATTACGCCAAATCTCTTGAAAACTATCATCTTGCACGGAAGATTGCTGCACAAATTGGTAACAATATCCAACTCACTCTCGTTTACATCAATATTGGTACATTAGAAGCACGCATGGGTAATCATGCGGTCGCTATTGAAAGTTATGAAAAAAGTATTGAATATAATGATTTAAGTACATCATTTCGAAACTCTTATTTATTAACTTCTATTCATAGTTTAGTAATTGAGCATTATAAGAAAGATGACCATGAGGGGTGTCTTAAATGGGTTAACTATGGTGAAGAAAAACTTAAAATCTATCCCTCAAAACCCTTTCAATTTCACTTTGAATTTTATAAAAAGGTTATTAACGATGATAAGGATATAAGTAACTTTTTGGAAAGTGATGTTATTCCCTTCTTCGAACAGAAGAAGGAACACATATATATCATCCGTTATTCAATGTTTCTAGCAGATCTATTGGAGAAACAGCGGATGTATAAAAAGGCTTCATCCTACCTTAGGTTAGCAATTAAATTGTTAAATAAACATTCTCAATTAGGAGGGATATTATTGTGA
- a CDS encoding aconitate hydratase — protein MGYNVTQKLIKDHLVEGEMNPGSEIGLKIDQTLTQDATGTMVMLELEAMGIDRAKTEASAQYVDHNLIQEDSKNPDDHLFLESAAKRFGLYFSRPGNGVSHPVHMQRLAKPGQTLLGSDSHTCANGCMGMLAMGAGGIDVAMAIAGEPFYVKMPKVWGVKVTGEFPDWVSAKDAILEMLRRHGVKGGVNHVFEYYGPGIKNLTAMDRHVIANMGAELGATGTVFPSDDETKRYMKLQGREDDWIELKADDDAKYDVHDEIDLSELEPMIAKPSSPGNVVPVSEVEGEPIYQSYIGSSANPGFRDFAIASKIVEGKHIADGLSFDLNPTSRQMLIDLSQQGHIANFLQAGARLHQAGCNGCIGMGQAPATGRNSLRTTPRNFPGRSGTREDSVFLCSPEIAAVSALKGEITDPRKAGFDYPKVQELDKPTIDTQLLDKPLTPEESAKEELVKGPNIASIPKMDELPNDMELPVLLKVGDDISTDEILAGGARVLPFRSNLPEISKFTFEIVDDTYYDRAMKQREDGGHVIVGGTNYGQGSSREHAALAPRYMGLRVAIVKDFARIHWQNLVNFGILPLTFVNEKDYEDLEQGDVLVFKDLRNTIHKGNEVEVKVKGKDKTIKAEHALSKRQLEMMQSGGLVNWVKNRLNR, from the coding sequence GTGGGATATAATGTCACACAAAAGCTGATTAAGGATCATTTGGTCGAAGGTGAGATGAATCCTGGCTCAGAGATTGGGCTGAAAATTGATCAAACCTTAACTCAAGATGCGACAGGTACGATGGTCATGCTTGAGTTAGAGGCAATGGGAATTGATCGGGCAAAGACAGAAGCTTCTGCTCAATACGTCGACCATAATTTAATTCAAGAAGATAGTAAAAACCCGGATGACCACTTGTTTTTAGAGAGTGCGGCGAAACGATTCGGATTATATTTCAGCAGGCCTGGTAATGGAGTCAGTCACCCTGTTCATATGCAGCGTCTGGCTAAGCCTGGGCAAACACTGCTTGGCTCAGACAGTCATACATGTGCAAATGGCTGTATGGGGATGCTTGCTATGGGGGCGGGCGGTATTGATGTCGCTATGGCCATCGCAGGAGAGCCTTTTTATGTGAAAATGCCGAAAGTATGGGGTGTAAAAGTAACAGGAGAATTCCCGGACTGGGTAAGTGCTAAGGATGCTATCCTGGAAATGCTTAGACGGCATGGAGTTAAGGGTGGAGTCAATCATGTCTTTGAATATTATGGCCCAGGAATTAAAAATTTAACAGCTATGGACCGCCACGTTATTGCTAACATGGGTGCGGAATTAGGGGCAACTGGGACAGTTTTCCCTTCGGATGATGAAACGAAAAGATACATGAAGCTGCAAGGACGTGAAGATGACTGGATTGAGTTAAAAGCTGATGATGATGCTAAATACGATGTACATGACGAAATTGACTTATCGGAGCTTGAGCCAATGATTGCTAAACCTTCAAGTCCAGGGAATGTAGTCCCTGTCAGCGAAGTGGAAGGGGAACCGATTTATCAATCCTATATTGGATCCTCCGCAAATCCGGGATTTCGTGATTTTGCTATTGCCTCAAAAATTGTTGAAGGCAAGCATATTGCGGATGGTCTATCGTTTGATTTGAATCCTACCTCACGACAAATGCTGATCGACTTATCCCAGCAAGGGCATATCGCAAACTTCTTGCAGGCGGGTGCTCGCCTTCACCAGGCCGGATGTAACGGTTGTATCGGTATGGGGCAGGCGCCGGCAACAGGCCGTAATAGCCTGCGAACAACACCACGTAACTTCCCGGGTCGTTCAGGTACCAGAGAAGATAGTGTATTCCTATGTAGTCCAGAAATAGCTGCTGTCTCTGCACTGAAGGGTGAAATTACCGACCCCCGAAAGGCTGGATTTGATTACCCGAAGGTTCAGGAATTAGATAAACCAACCATAGATACACAGCTACTTGATAAACCATTAACTCCTGAAGAATCTGCTAAGGAAGAATTAGTGAAAGGGCCAAATATAGCATCTATCCCTAAAATGGATGAATTGCCTAATGATATGGAATTGCCGGTCTTACTTAAAGTCGGTGATGACATTTCAACAGATGAAATTTTAGCAGGCGGGGCCAGGGTGCTGCCATTCCGCAGTAACCTTCCTGAGATTAGTAAATTCACCTTCGAAATTGTAGATGATACTTATTACGATCGAGCGATGAAACAGCGTGAAGATGGTGGTCATGTCATTGTTGGAGGAACAAACTATGGTCAAGGATCAAGTCGTGAGCATGCGGCTTTAGCACCTAGATATATGGGATTGAGAGTGGCTATTGTGAAGGACTTTGCGCGAATTCACTGGCAAAACCTAGTCAACTTCGGTATTCTTCCACTCACTTTTGTTAATGAAAAGGATTATGAAGATCTTGAACAGGGCGATGTGCTGGTCTTTAAAGATCTTCGGAATACAATTCATAAGGGAAATGAAGTAGAAGTGAAAGTGAAGGGTAAAGATAAAACGATTAAAGCTGAGCACGCCCTTTCTAAACGTCAGCTTGAGATGATGCAATCAGGCGGCCTAGTGAACTGGGTTAAAAACCGCTTGAATAGATGA
- a CDS encoding ring-cleaving dioxygenase has protein sequence MNIKGIHHVSAITADAKKNYDFYTDVLGMRLVKKTVNQDDNSMYHLFYADEKGNPGTDLTFFEIPRAGRTYPGTHSISTTSLRVQDDKALEYWRERFDAYGVDQDPIKETMSRKTLAFRDPEGQRLMLVSDENNEGVTAGTAWDKSIVPQENGINGLGPVHLTVAEAAPTAKVLTEILGFRKVGTFDDRIVFETGEGGTGAEVHIETNPELHRERPGRGSVHHVAFRVEDEAELEKWKDKIQDAGFPNSGLIDRFYFKSLYFREPNHILFELATDGPGFTTDEDEGHLGENLALPPFLEHKREQIEANLTPLETTNE, from the coding sequence ATGAATATAAAAGGAATTCACCATGTTTCTGCTATTACAGCCGATGCTAAAAAGAACTATGACTTTTATACAGATGTTTTGGGCATGCGCTTAGTAAAAAAAACGGTTAACCAAGATGACAACTCAATGTACCATTTATTTTATGCTGATGAAAAAGGAAACCCAGGTACGGATCTAACCTTTTTCGAAATACCTCGTGCCGGTAGGACTTATCCCGGCACACACAGTATTTCAACAACTTCTCTTAGGGTACAGGATGATAAAGCGCTAGAATATTGGAGAGAACGTTTTGACGCATACGGTGTTGACCAGGATCCGATCAAAGAAACAATGAGTAGAAAAACGCTGGCCTTTCGTGATCCCGAGGGCCAACGATTGATGCTGGTATCAGATGAGAATAATGAAGGAGTAACTGCTGGCACTGCCTGGGACAAATCCATTGTTCCACAAGAAAATGGAATTAACGGACTTGGTCCAGTCCATTTAACAGTTGCCGAGGCTGCTCCTACAGCAAAAGTACTAACAGAAATCCTTGGATTCCGTAAAGTTGGAACGTTTGATGATCGTATTGTATTTGAAACGGGTGAAGGTGGAACGGGTGCTGAAGTTCACATTGAGACAAATCCGGAATTACACCGGGAACGACCTGGACGGGGAAGTGTCCATCATGTGGCTTTTCGCGTTGAAGATGAAGCGGAACTTGAAAAATGGAAAGATAAAATCCAGGATGCAGGATTCCCTAACTCAGGTCTGATTGATCGTTTTTATTTCAAATCGCTCTATTTTAGAGAGCCAAACCACATTCTATTTGAGCTGGCAACGGATGGACCAGGCTTTACCACAGATGAAGATGAGGGGCATCTGGGAGAAAATTTAGCCTTGCCTCCATTCTTAGAACATAAGCGTGAACAAATAGAAGCAAACCTGACTCCGCTCGAAACTACAAATGAGTAA
- a CDS encoding YqjF family protein has product MSFQPWTMYQEWEELTFFHWPMPTHIIRPFVPKSFEIDTFEGSAWLAVVPFHINHMRLRGLPPLPYFSHLLELNVRTYVTYKGEPGVYFLSLDANHPAGVVLARQFNLPYLHANMRLDRTGHTVHYTSRRTHNGYPPAHFHACVHPFGAPFLASPGSLLYWLTERYALWLTRKQHVFKGPIVHKRWQLQHASADISIQGLTTPLPNKWFIRKPITHFSKSQQTHLFPFKRTGYCQ; this is encoded by the coding sequence ATGAGCTTTCAACCTTGGACTATGTATCAAGAATGGGAGGAATTGACTTTCTTCCACTGGCCAATGCCTACGCATATTATTCGTCCTTTCGTACCTAAGTCTTTTGAAATAGATACGTTTGAAGGGTCTGCCTGGCTTGCCGTTGTTCCATTTCACATAAACCATATGCGTCTGCGAGGACTTCCACCTCTCCCCTATTTCAGTCATTTACTGGAGTTAAATGTACGAACATACGTTACGTATAAGGGTGAACCCGGTGTCTACTTTCTATCGTTAGATGCAAATCACCCTGCAGGTGTTGTTCTCGCAAGACAGTTCAACCTGCCTTACCTCCATGCAAACATGCGATTAGACCGAACCGGCCATACTGTTCACTATACGAGCAGGCGTACACACAATGGGTATCCCCCTGCTCACTTCCATGCATGTGTACATCCATTTGGCGCCCCTTTCCTAGCAAGCCCCGGTTCCCTTCTGTACTGGTTAACTGAACGCTACGCTCTATGGCTTACAAGAAAACAGCATGTCTTTAAAGGGCCAATTGTTCATAAACGCTGGCAGCTTCAACATGCCTCAGCAGACATATCTATTCAAGGCCTAACAACACCCCTTCCAAACAAATGGTTTATACGAAAACCGATTACTCATTTTTCAAAAAGCCAGCAGACTCATCTCTTCCCTTTTAAACGTACAGGGTATTGTCAATGA
- the sda gene encoding sporulation histidine kinase inhibitor Sda, translating into MNLEQLPGRILNLTFERAVELGLDEEFIDLIVEELNRRKQEKKARIKKVK; encoded by the coding sequence ATGAATCTAGAACAATTACCTGGACGCATCCTTAACCTTACCTTTGAGAGGGCGGTTGAATTAGGTTTGGACGAGGAGTTTATCGATCTAATCGTGGAAGAACTAAACAGAAGGAAACAGGAAAAAAAGGCTCGCATTAAGAAAGTGAAATAA
- a CDS encoding helix-turn-helix domain-containing protein, translated as MNYYLTKDVMGVIKIREWLIQLRKERNLTQQQVAKGAFIDRAYYAQIETSTRNPSIAVASQIANFLHVNPYLSFSAHLSEPFRIALLHSPVIVAHCDLELKYTWMFNPDPDFDTNLVIGKRDDHSDLNDGITELMELKRKVIETEATIHRRILFPLSTGHTEYYIFGQPLYNDEGKVLGAATTSTELLP; from the coding sequence TTGAACTATTATTTAACTAAAGACGTAATGGGTGTGATTAAAATAAGAGAGTGGCTGATTCAACTCAGGAAAGAAAGGAACTTAACACAACAGCAAGTTGCTAAAGGAGCTTTTATTGACCGAGCTTATTATGCCCAAATAGAAACGAGCACCAGAAATCCAAGCATAGCGGTAGCTTCACAAATCGCAAATTTCCTTCATGTCAATCCATATCTGTCTTTCTCAGCACACTTAAGTGAGCCATTTAGGATCGCTCTCCTCCACTCCCCGGTCATTGTCGCTCATTGTGATTTAGAGTTAAAGTACACATGGATGTTTAACCCAGATCCAGATTTTGATACAAACCTAGTTATAGGAAAACGAGATGATCATAGTGATCTAAACGACGGAATCACAGAACTTATGGAGTTAAAACGCAAGGTCATAGAAACCGAAGCTACTATACACAGACGAATTTTATTCCCTTTATCCACTGGTCATACTGAGTACTACATTTTTGGCCAACCTTTATATAACGATGAAGGAAAAGTACTCGGAGCAGCTACAACATCCACTGAACTTTTACCTTAG
- the cysK gene encoding cysteine synthase A has protein sequence MRVVNNIADLIGDTPLVKLNRITPEGGATIYMKLEKQNPSGSVKDRAAYNMIIQAEQDGHLNAGSTIIEPTSGNTGIGIAMNAAARGYRAILVMPDTMTQERINLLKAYGAEIVLTPGDDKMPGAIAKAKELVKEMDNAFMPMQFENMANPDAHRHTTASEIIEAMDSIGKPLSAFISTAGTGGTITGTGEELKKYYKDLTIHVAEPSGSPVLSGGKPGKHKLVGTSPGFIPDILNMDIMDEIFQVTDEDAYEVTRRLAREEGLLLGTSGGAACWAAMEVAKRKNAEDVIVVIAPDTGERYLSGDLFRY, from the coding sequence ATGCGTGTCGTAAACAACATCGCTGACCTAATCGGAGATACTCCGCTCGTTAAACTTAACCGCATTACACCAGAGGGCGGGGCCACTATTTATATGAAATTGGAGAAGCAAAATCCTAGTGGCAGTGTAAAAGATAGAGCCGCTTATAATATGATCATTCAAGCCGAACAGGATGGCCATCTCAATGCAGGATCCACTATTATCGAACCAACGAGTGGGAATACCGGGATAGGGATTGCTATGAATGCTGCTGCACGAGGATACCGGGCGATCCTTGTTATGCCGGACACAATGACACAGGAGCGCATCAATTTACTGAAGGCCTACGGTGCTGAAATTGTTTTAACACCCGGTGATGACAAAATGCCTGGGGCTATTGCTAAGGCTAAAGAACTTGTTAAGGAAATGGATAACGCCTTTATGCCCATGCAATTTGAAAACATGGCCAATCCCGATGCCCACCGGCACACAACTGCATCAGAAATCATTGAAGCAATGGACTCCATTGGAAAACCTCTTTCAGCTTTCATCTCAACAGCAGGTACAGGGGGAACGATCACTGGAACAGGGGAAGAGTTAAAGAAATACTACAAAGATCTAACCATTCATGTGGCCGAGCCCTCAGGTTCACCGGTTCTTTCAGGAGGAAAGCCCGGCAAGCACAAGCTTGTAGGGACAAGCCCTGGGTTTATACCTGATATTTTAAACATGGACATAATGGACGAAATCTTCCAGGTTACCGATGAAGATGCCTATGAAGTCACCCGTCGGTTAGCCCGAGAGGAGGGCCTGTTACTTGGAACTTCAGGCGGAGCAGCATGCTGGGCAGCGATGGAGGTTGCCAAAAGGAAGAATGCAGAGGACGTTATCGTCGTGATTGCACCTGACACAGGTGAACGCTATTTATCAGGAGATCTATTCCGTTATTAA
- the helD gene encoding RNA polymerase recycling motor HelD, which translates to MTFEGNDWDVEQQRIAEVRKVIEAKKEQLLKSTGALKGDIIDLRKKFWDDVTVNFDEVDDAVETYASIKQQSELLSERERSHGQYYKNKKLLDRMEESPYFGRIDFAEDEVAKEAIYIGISSLMDKEEDHFLVYDWRAPVSSMYYDFEPGPAHYDTPEGTVEGEIELKRQFVTENGMLTGMFNTGITIGDSLLQKVLGDQASSQMKSIVATIQKEQNAIIRNESSRLLLVQGVAGSGKTSAAMQRVAYLLYRYRKQMNADQILLFSPNQMFSSYVASVLPELGEEPMQQSTFQEYVSKRLDDEFDLQTPFEQLESSLVTKGSGENHHEKEAVDFKSSASFKTMIDNYLGHLSSNGMKFRSIKFRGEVRISAERIEEFFYQLDSAMSMANRVDLVKDWLSSQLKHVEKEERAKDWPEEEAALLTKEDYLKAFQNLEQHQNFNEETFNDFEKEENLLKKMVVRRRMASLRRKIANYKFIQMEKVYEGLFNESFPQVDLQPKNWTQISKHTMQNVQERYLPVEDQTPYLYLQDQLEGRKVNASIRYVFMDEAQDYSVFQYLYIKEMFPYAQFTLLGDKHQAIYTHNHGGMTILDKQAHNGEAKKMELSRSYRSTRPIVEFTKHLLEDGASIEAFNRDGQLPRLWEVTEIQEAKQKIIEVVQDRHREGHETIAILCYSLEESKQVNQLVGEQLGATLIYKETQQFQSGVLILPVYFAKGIEFDSVLVYDAAQQGYQDEEGRLMLYTACTRAMHELDILYNEKDSSILSEIPEELYT; encoded by the coding sequence ATGACCTTCGAGGGTAATGATTGGGACGTTGAACAACAAAGAATCGCTGAAGTGCGTAAAGTTATAGAAGCAAAAAAGGAACAGTTGCTTAAAAGTACGGGTGCTCTCAAAGGGGACATTATTGATCTTAGGAAGAAATTCTGGGATGATGTGACGGTTAATTTTGATGAAGTAGATGACGCTGTTGAAACCTATGCAAGCATTAAGCAGCAATCAGAGCTTTTGTCAGAACGTGAAAGAAGCCACGGGCAATATTATAAGAATAAAAAACTGCTTGACCGCATGGAGGAGTCCCCTTATTTTGGGCGAATTGATTTTGCCGAAGATGAAGTAGCTAAAGAAGCGATCTATATTGGCATTTCCTCATTGATGGATAAAGAAGAGGATCATTTTCTTGTGTATGATTGGCGTGCACCTGTCTCAAGCATGTACTACGACTTTGAGCCTGGCCCCGCTCACTATGATACACCTGAAGGTACTGTTGAAGGGGAAATAGAGCTTAAAAGACAGTTTGTTACAGAAAATGGTATGTTAACAGGAATGTTTAATACAGGGATTACCATTGGAGATTCTTTACTGCAAAAAGTGCTCGGAGATCAGGCGAGTTCGCAAATGAAAAGTATCGTAGCTACTATACAAAAAGAGCAAAACGCCATCATTAGAAACGAAAGTAGTCGACTACTGCTTGTGCAGGGTGTAGCCGGAAGTGGAAAAACATCTGCCGCCATGCAAAGGGTCGCCTATTTACTTTATAGATACCGTAAACAAATGAATGCAGATCAAATATTATTGTTCTCACCAAACCAAATGTTTTCAAGCTATGTGGCGTCAGTCCTTCCTGAGTTAGGTGAAGAGCCAATGCAGCAATCGACCTTTCAAGAATACGTTTCCAAGCGCTTAGATGATGAATTTGATTTGCAGACACCGTTTGAACAATTGGAAAGTTCTTTAGTAACTAAAGGAAGTGGTGAAAATCATCACGAGAAAGAGGCCGTAGATTTTAAATCAAGCGCTTCTTTTAAAACGATGATTGATAACTATCTGGGTCATTTGTCTAGCAACGGAATGAAGTTTAGAAGTATCAAATTCCGTGGAGAGGTTAGGATTTCAGCTGAGCGGATTGAGGAATTCTTTTATCAGCTAGATTCGGCGATGTCGATGGCCAATAGAGTGGACCTCGTTAAGGACTGGTTATCTAGTCAGCTTAAGCACGTGGAAAAGGAGGAGCGAGCTAAAGATTGGCCAGAGGAAGAAGCTGCCTTACTTACTAAAGAAGATTATTTGAAAGCCTTTCAAAACCTTGAACAACACCAGAATTTTAATGAAGAGACCTTTAATGATTTTGAAAAAGAGGAAAACCTGCTGAAGAAAATGGTAGTTAGACGAAGGATGGCTTCTTTGAGAAGGAAAATTGCAAACTATAAATTTATCCAAATGGAAAAGGTGTATGAGGGTCTTTTTAATGAGTCATTCCCTCAGGTTGATTTGCAACCGAAAAACTGGACTCAAATAAGTAAACATACAATGCAAAACGTACAAGAACGTTATCTTCCTGTGGAGGATCAAACGCCTTATTTATATTTGCAGGACCAGCTTGAAGGGCGAAAGGTAAATGCCTCTATTCGCTATGTGTTCATGGATGAAGCACAGGACTATTCCGTTTTTCAATACCTTTATATTAAAGAGATGTTTCCATACGCTCAATTCACACTTTTAGGAGATAAACACCAAGCCATCTATACACATAACCATGGTGGCATGACAATTCTAGATAAGCAGGCTCACAACGGGGAAGCGAAGAAAATGGAGCTATCCAGAAGTTATCGTTCCACAAGGCCCATCGTGGAATTTACCAAACATTTATTGGAGGATGGAGCAAGTATTGAAGCCTTTAATCGAGATGGGCAGTTGCCACGTCTATGGGAAGTGACAGAGATTCAAGAAGCCAAGCAAAAGATTATCGAAGTCGTTCAGGATCGTCATAGAGAAGGCCATGAGACAATCGCCATTCTTTGTTATTCCCTTGAGGAAAGTAAACAAGTTAATCAGTTAGTGGGGGAGCAGCTTGGCGCCACATTGATTTATAAAGAAACACAGCAATTCCAATCGGGTGTGCTCATTTTACCTGTTTATTTTGCGAAAGGGATTGAGTTTGACAGTGTTCTCGTTTACGACGCTGCGCAACAAGGCTACCAGGACGAGGAAGGACGTTTGATGTTATATACTGCCTGTACTCGTGCTATGCATGAACTGGATATTCTTTATAATGAGAAAGACAGTTCCATCCTTTCAGAAATTCCAGAAGAGCTATATACCTAG
- a CDS encoding YpmS family protein: protein MLKRWFLKNKWRSSFGVLAVINLGIIVWILSLVFLPTAYTIVNVEPEGESSDAEFTIVSTKQNLEQLANEYLGELSTQTIFDYSISLDRNVTLIGNIKAFEQTIPIKLELKPVVQKNGDLILEQERISLGKLPLPNKKVLEFVAENYKLPEWVRVHPNEENIYVAVTQMDTASNFKIAVDRFNLNSNQLAFRISVPNDTFNFAQALVEEKLK, encoded by the coding sequence ATGTTAAAACGTTGGTTTTTAAAAAATAAATGGAGGTCCTCCTTTGGCGTATTGGCCGTGATTAATCTAGGAATCATCGTCTGGATCCTATCCCTTGTTTTCCTTCCAACAGCCTACACAATTGTTAATGTTGAACCTGAAGGAGAGAGCTCGGATGCTGAGTTTACAATTGTTTCGACAAAGCAAAACCTTGAACAACTAGCTAATGAATATTTAGGTGAGCTTTCTACACAAACGATATTCGATTATTCGATCTCCTTAGACAGGAACGTTACACTCATCGGAAATATTAAAGCATTTGAGCAAACAATTCCTATTAAGCTAGAACTAAAACCTGTCGTTCAAAAAAATGGTGACCTTATTTTGGAACAAGAGCGAATATCGCTTGGGAAGCTCCCCCTGCCTAATAAAAAGGTGTTGGAATTTGTAGCTGAAAATTATAAATTGCCTGAGTGGGTAAGAGTTCATCCTAATGAAGAAAATATTTATGTTGCTGTTACTCAAATGGATACAGCTTCGAACTTTAAAATAGCAGTAGACCGTTTCAACTTAAATTCAAACCAGTTGGCTTTCCGTATCTCGGTGCCGAATGACACCTTTAATTTTGCGCAAGCCCTCGTAGAAGAAAAGCTAAAATAA
- a CDS encoding SGNH/GDSL hydrolase family protein has translation MKKLKWLAIVILSLIFLVLIIASLINQPESMSQGDNSQPATEEKQTEEEKPSPKEKEYEEKPVEEQEEGTLSEGLQEVFTSVIEGAKNLFVHEDLKIVAIGDSLTQGVGDRTDNGGYVGILEETINSNEDSENINIENYGKRGNRTDQLLERMEKDELASSIEEADIVLITIGANDVMEVVKNNFTSLNYEDFAAEHVGYEKRLHQIMKRIIELNSDAPIYLIGLYNPFAKYFDNIPQLTQIMNEWNRIGKEVISEYDQATFIPIKDIFAGKEEELLWKQDHFHPNVKGYKQMAERILEVIRPEIEK, from the coding sequence ATGAAAAAATTAAAGTGGCTAGCTATCGTTATTCTTTCTCTCATCTTTCTTGTTCTGATAATCGCATCTTTGATTAACCAACCTGAAAGCATGTCCCAAGGAGACAATAGCCAGCCAGCCACCGAAGAAAAGCAAACAGAAGAAGAAAAGCCATCTCCTAAAGAAAAGGAGTATGAAGAGAAGCCTGTTGAAGAACAAGAAGAAGGGACCTTAAGTGAAGGCTTGCAGGAAGTGTTTACGAGTGTCATTGAAGGCGCTAAAAACCTGTTCGTTCATGAAGATTTAAAAATTGTAGCAATAGGGGATTCCTTAACTCAAGGCGTCGGTGATCGTACAGATAACGGTGGCTATGTAGGTATTCTAGAAGAGACAATTAATAGTAATGAAGACAGTGAAAATATCAATATCGAAAACTATGGAAAACGTGGCAATCGAACAGATCAGCTGCTTGAGCGAATGGAGAAAGATGAATTGGCTTCATCTATTGAAGAAGCTGATATTGTTTTAATTACAATTGGTGCCAATGACGTTATGGAAGTTGTGAAAAATAACTTTACTAGCTTGAACTACGAAGACTTCGCTGCTGAGCACGTTGGCTATGAAAAGCGGCTTCATCAAATCATGAAGCGCATTATAGAACTAAACTCAGATGCACCGATTTATTTGATCGGGTTATATAATCCTTTCGCGAAATACTTTGACAATATCCCGCAACTCACGCAAATTATGAATGAATGGAATCGTATTGGCAAAGAGGTAATATCCGAATATGATCAGGCCACCTTCATACCAATTAAAGATATTTTTGCGGGTAAAGAGGAAGAACTTTTATGGAAGCAGGACCATTTTCATCCTAATGTTAAAGGATATAAGCAAATGGCAGAACGGATACTTGAAGTGATCAGGCCGGAAATAGAGAAATAA